The Vibrio tapetis subsp. tapetis genome segment TACAGTCAAATGGCGAAAGAGCAGGGGCTATTTACCTTTGATGATGTGGTTTCTGGGCTCAATGAAAAGCTGACACGTCGTCATCCGCATGTTTTTTCTGATATCAAATTTGAGAATGATGAAGAAATTAATGCCAACTGGGAAAAAGAAAAAATTAATGAAAAAAAACGGCAAGGAAAAACGGATAAAAGTGTTCTAGACTCAATTCCAAGCTCGCTGCCTGCACTCAGCAAAGCCAACAAGATCCAGAAAAAAGTCGCAAAATATGGCTTTGATTGGGCGGCCTTGGGACCTGTAGTGGATAAAGTAAAAGAAGAAATCGATGAAGTGGTCGAAGAAGCACTTCAAGTCACACCCAATGAAGAGAATATTGAAGCGGAGTTGGGTGATTTACTTTTTGCCACGGTGAATTTAGCCAGACATTTGGGTAAAAACCCTGAGTCAGCCTTAAATAAAGCGAATATTAAATTTACGCGAAGGTTTAATGGCATCGAAGATCAGGTCAGATTGCAAAGTAAGCAGTTAACAGACTTTGATCTTAATGAGCTAGACGAAATGTGGAATGAAGTTAAGCGGCAAGAACGAGCTAAAAATTAAACTATCAACAACTTAGGATTGAAACGAGTTAATAGTGACTCAATTCATTTTCAATTAGAATGATTTGAGTCGCTAGATTTGATTTGAAGCAAAAAATAAAAGATCACAGTGTGATAGATTTCACGTTGTGGCGATAAGGGGCTTCTGGTATATTCACATCCCGTCCAGAAGTAATCTATTTCCCTCATTCAACCAATTTCAGGTTAAACATGACGACAAATTATATTTTTGTTACTGGCGGGGTTGTATCCTCTCTAGGTAAAGGTATTGCAGCGGCATCGCTAGCAGCCATTTTAGAAGCTCGTGGTCTTAAAGTTACCATGATGAAGCTTGATCCTTACATCAACGTTGACCCAGGCACAATGAGCCCAACTCAACATGGTGAGGTGTTCGTCACGGAAGATGGCGCTGAAACAGACCTTGACCTTGGTCACTACGAACGTTTTATTCGTACCAAGATGACTAAGCGTAACAACTTCACTGCAGGTCGTGTTTATGCTGACGTTCTACGTAACGAACGTCGTGGTGATTACCTTGGTGCAACTATTCAGGTTATCCCACACATTACTAACTCAATCAAAGAACGTGTGATTTCTGGCGCTGAAGGCCATGATGTTGCTCTCGTTGAAGTTGGTGGCACGGTTGGTGATATCGAGTCTCTGCCATTTATGGAAGCGATTCGTCAGCTAGCAGTTGAATTAGGCCGTGAACGCGCAATGTTCATGCACCTTACTTTGGTTCCTTACCTAGCAGCCGCAGGTGAAGTGAAAACCAAACCGACTCAGCACTCAGTTAAAGAATTGCTCTCTATCGGTATCCAACCAGATATCTTAGTTTGTCGTAGTGATCGTGTTATCCCTGCGAACGAGCGTAAGAAGATTGCTCTTTTCTGTAATGTTCAAGAAAAAGCCGTTATCTCAATGAAGGATGTAGATTCTATCTACAAAATCCCTCAATTGATTAAAGCACAAGGTATTGATGACCTAGTTTGTCAACGTTTTGGTATTGATGCTCCTGAAGCGGACCTATCAGAGTGGGAACAAGTTATTTACGAAGAAGCTAACCCAACGGGCGAAGTGACCATTGGTATGGTCGGTAAATACATCGAGTTACCAGATGCATATAAGTCAGTTAACGAAGCATTAAAACATGCAGGCTTGAAAAATCGTCTTAGCGTCACAATAAAATATGTAGATTCACAAGATGTAGAGTCTAAAGGCGACGAAATGCTTGCAGGTTTGGATGCGATTCTAGTACCAGGTGGCTTTGGCGACCGTGGTGTAGAAGGCAAGATCCTTGCGGCTAAATTTGCACGTGAAAACAAAGTACCATACTTAGGTATTTGTTTAGGCATGCAAGTAGCGCTAATTGAATACGCACGTAATGTCGTTGGCATGAAAGATGCGCATTCAACAGAATTTAATAAAGACTCGAAGTACCCAGTGGTTGGTTTAATCACTGAATGGATCGACGGTGAAGGTAAAGTTGAAGAACGTACCGAAACATCAGATTTAGGTGGTACTATGCGTCTTGGTTCACAGCTTTGTCACCTAGAGAAAGGGACTAAAGCACATGAACTATACGGCAGCACGACGATCCATGAACGTCATCGCCACCGTTATGAAGTCAACAACGTACTTCGTCCGAAACTAGAGAAAGCAGGCCTTAAAGTGTCTGGTTTGTCAGCGGATAAAAAACTTGTAGAAGTTATCGAAAACCCTGCTCACCCATGGTTTGTCGCAGCGCAATTCCACCCAGAATTTACTTCGACTCCTCGTGACGGACACCCATTGTTCTCAGGATTCGTTAAAGCTGCTGGTGAATACCAGAAAGGCGAGCAAGATTAAGTAAAAGGATATGGGCGCTGTTCAAGGTAGAGCAGCCCCTTTAGTTTTGACATTTAAATTCAACGAGAGGAAACATTAATGTCTAAGATCGTTAAAGTTCTAGGTCGCGAAATCATCGATTCACGTGGTAACCCAACTGTAGAAGCTGAAGTTCACCTAGAAGGCGGTTTCGTCGGTATGGCAGCTGCTCCTTCTGGCGCATCTACTGGTTCACGTGAAGCTCTTGAGCTACGTGACGGCGACAAATCACGTTTCCTAGGTAAAGGTGTTCTTAAAGCAATTGAAGCTGTAAACGGCCCAATCGCTGAAGCACTAGCTGGTAAAGATGCGAAAGCACAAGCTGACGTTGACCAAGTGATGATCGACCTAGATGGTACTGAAAACAAATCTAAGTTCGGTGCTAACGCAATCCTTGCTGTTTCTCTAGCGAATGCTAAAGCAGCTGCAGCGGCTAAAGGCATGCCTTTATTCGAGCACATTGCTGAGCTAAACGGTACTGCTGGTCAGTTCTCTATGCCTCTTCCAATGATGAACATCATCAACGGTGGCGAGCACGCTGATAACAACGTTGACATCCAAGAGTTCATGATTCAGCCAGTTGGCGCGAAAACGCTTAAAGAAGCTCTACGTATCGGCGCTGAAGTATTCCACAACCTAGCTAAAGTTCTTAAGGCGAAAGGCCTAAGCACTGCAGTTGGTGATGAAGGTGGCTTCGCTCCTAACCTTGAGTCTAACGCTGCTGCACTAGCTGCAATCAAAGAAGCAGTAGAAGCTGCTGGTTACGAGCTAGGCAAAGACATCACTCTTGCTATGGACTGTGCTGCTTCTGAGTTTTACGACAAAGAAACTGGCAAGTACAACATGAAAGGCGAAGGCAAAATCTTCACTTCTGAAGAATTTAACTTCTACCTTCAAGACCTTGCTAACCAATACCCAATCGTATCTATCGAAGACGGTCTTGACGAATCAGATTGGGCTGGCTTCAAGCACCAAACTGAACTGCTAGGTGACAAGCTTCAACTAGTTGGTGACGATCTATTCGTTACAAACACTAAGATTCTTGCTCGTGGTATCTCTGAAGGTATTACTAACTCGATCCTTATCAAGTTCAACCAAATCGGTTCACTTACAGAGACTCTAGCTGCAATCAAGATGGCTAAAGACGCTGGCTTCACTGCAGTTATCTCTCACCGTTCTGGCGAAACTGAAGATGCAACTATCGCTGATCTAGCGGTTGGTACTGCTGCAGGTCAAATCAAAACGGGTTCTATGAGCCGTTCTGACCGTGTTGCTAAGTACAACCAACTTCTTCGCATCGAAGAAGCTCTAGGTGAGCGCGCACCTTTCAACGGTCTTAAAGAAGTTAAAGGCCAAGCTTAATTCTTAATTGAATTAGACTTAGCATAAAGCTTTGAATGCCCCGCCTAGTGCGGGGCATTTTTTTACCTGTACTTTAGTGAGCCCTGCGAATGCTTTCTTTTCGCCCTAACCGTCTGAATATGGTATATATGCGGTTATTATTTTTTTCTTGGTGAGCATACATGCGAGTTTTTGCTTTTGGACTTTTAACGCTGGTGGCAATACTGCAATACAATGTGTGGTTTGGTAAAAACGGCGAGGCTGATTTAGCCAAGGTTCAAGGGGATATCGTGATCCAAGAAGGCGTAAACGCGAAACTTAAGCAGCGTAACGATGAAATGTACGCAGAGATTGACGACTTACGTCAAGGACTCGATGCTATTGAAGAGAGAGCCCGTCACCAGCTTGGTATGGTGAAAGAGGATGAAACCTTTTACCGTATAATCGGCGACGATGCGCCGTCCAAATAACCTCCGAATAGTGCCCAATATCCATGTTAGATAACACCATAAATCAAGAAAGAATCGCTGTGATTGTGCCTGCCGCTGGCGTGGGTAGCCGGATGCAAGCGTCTGTGCCGAAGCAGTATTTGACCCTTCATGGCGTTACCATTTTAGAACACACCATCGCGTGTTTATTGCAGCACCCGCGTATGGACAAAATTGTTATCGCAGTCGGTGATGATGACCCGTATTTTGCCGAACTACCGATGGCCAGTGATGCAAGGGTCGTAAGAGTAGCAGGCGGCAGTGAGCGAGCGGATTCCGTTCTTTCTGGCTTAAATTATCTTGATACCTACCACTCGGAGTATCAATGGGTAATGGTGCATGATGCTGCGAGGCCATGCCTTGCAGTAGATGACATCGATAAGCTGATTTCAAGCTGCTTGACTCACGAAGTGGGTGGCATTTTGGCGTCTCCGGTACGAGATACCATGAAGCGTGGCAATGGGAACAAACAAATAGGTGAAACGGTGGAACGTGCCGACTTATGGCATGCACTTACCCCTCAAATGTTCCGCCGAGCTGCACTGAAACAGGCGCTAAGTTCCGCGTTGGAGCAAGGTGTTACCATTACGGACGAAGCATCAGCAATGGAGTGGATTGGATTATCCCCATTGTTGGTTAGCGGAAGAGCCGACAATATTAAAGTAACTCAGCCTGAAGATTTGGCCTTAGCTGAGTTCTATTTACAGAAAAATCTTAATAAGGAATGACCATGATTCGTATTGGACACGGCTTTGATGTACACAAATTTGGTGGCGAAGGACCGGTTATTATTGGTGGTGTCGCTATTCCTTATGAGCAAGGTTTAATTGCTCACTCTGATGGTGATGTCGCATTGCACGCACTATCTGATGCACTGCTAGGCGCAATAGCCGAAGGCGATATTGGCCGCCATTTCCCAGATACTGACGATAAATGGAAGGGCGCAGATAGCCGTGCTCTCTTAAGAGAGGTTTATCGCTTTGTGAAAGAAAAAGGTTATATCATTGGTAACGCAGATGTCACCATAATGGCGCAAGCACCAAAGATGGCACCACATATCGAAGCGATGTGTCAGTGTATTGCACAAGATTTAGAAACCGATCTTGGCAACGTCAATGTCAAAGCAACAACCACTGAAAAACTGGGCTTTACTGGCCGTAAAGAAGGCATCGCTTGTGAAGCGGTTGTACTCATAACTAAGAAGTAACACCATGACTGATATTTTAGCTCCATTTGCTTATCAATTGGGTAAGCCGACCGCACGTGCAAAACTGAAAGCAAAACCTGAACATTTTGTGGTTAAAGAAGATTTAGGTTTTGAGTTTACAGGCAGTGGTGAGCATTTAATGGTGCGCATCCAAAAGACCGGTGAAAATACCAGTTTTGTAGCAAATGAGCTGGCGAAAGCGTGTGATGTGAAATCAAAAGACGTAAGTTGGGCTGGTTTAAAAGATCGCCATGCTGTGACTGAACAATGGTTGAGTGTGCACTTGCCAAAAGGCGAGATGCCAGACTTCACTGCGTTTTTACAGCAATATCCATCAATTAAGATTCTGGCAACAGATCGTCACAATAAGAAACTTCGTCCAGGGGATCTTATTGGTAATGAGTTCGAAGTGACGTTATCAGAAGTGACGGACATTGACAGTGTGCTTGCACGACTTGAACAGATCAAATTGCAAGGTGTACCCAACTACTTCGGTGCGCAACGATTTGGTAACGAGGGCAACAACGTGTCGGAAGCACGGCGTTGGGGGCGTGAAAATGTCCGCACGCGTAACCAAAACAAACGCAGCTTGTATCTTTCGGCCGCTCGTTCTTGGATTTTTAACCATATCTTGTCTGCTCGTATTGAAGCAAAAGCATTCGATCAATTACTTCCTGGTGACTTAGTAAAAGAAAACGGTCAACTGACGGCAATTGATGAATCTAACCTTGATGCAATCCAATCTCTAATCACTAACGGTGAAGGTCAGCTAACGGCCGCACTGGCTGGAGATAACGCCTTACCAACGCAGTTGGCAGCATTGGCGATAGAGCAAGCCGTTGTGGATAGCGAGCCTGATCTAATGGCGTTGATTCGTGGTAATCGTATGCGTCATGAGCGCCGAGACATCAGTTTAAAACCTCAAGACTTCAACTGGACGGCTAATGGCGATGAAGTCACGTTAACATTTTCGTTGTCATCAGGTTGTTTTGCTACCGCGATTGTTCGCGAGCTAGTTGAAGAGATTGAAGTTGAGCGTCACTACGATAATTAAGGAATCATGAGCATGAAGATTTTATTGAGTAATGATGATGGGGTGCATGCGCTTGGTATTAAGACGTTGGCCAAACATCTATCGGATATCGCTGAGATCATCATCGTCGCGCCTGATCGAAACCGTTCAGGTGCATCAAATTCATTATCGCTGGATAATCCGTTACGTATTATTGAACTTGAAGATAACATTTTTTCAGTTCAAGGAACCCCGACAGATTGCGTTCACTACGCGCTTAATGAATTACTTAAAGGCCAAGCTCCTGACCTTGTTGTTTCTGGAATAAACCATGGTGCCAACTTAGGTGACGATGTTTTGTATTCCGGTACAGTAGCTGCCGCGATGGAAGGGCACTTTTTAGGTGTCCCATCCATTGCGGTGTCATTAGTTGGACAAACGAATTTTGATACCGCTGCGGTTGTCGTTCGTAATTTGATCGAAAAGCATCGTCAATCTCCCATTCCAACCAATCGCCTGATTAACGTGAATGTTCCAGATGTGCCGTATGAAGCATTAAAAGGTACATCGGTTACTCGATTAGGAGCCCGTCATCACGCAACCGATATGATCAAGCATCAAGACCCTCGTGGTCATGATATATATTGGTTAGGGCCTCCAGGGCCTCGTCAAGATGCAGGGCAAGGGACTGATTTTCATGCGATAGAAGCCGGTCATGTCTCGATTACCCCTATTTTGGTAGACTTAACGGCTCATGAATCGTTGCCTGTTATGAAGAAATGGATTGAAGGTGAGCTGTGATACATAACCCACAAGCTGAAAAGTTGATTAACTTTCTAGTTGAAAGTGGCATTCGTGATCAGAATGTACTTGAGGCGATTCGTCAATTGCCTCGAGAACGGTTTCTTTCTGAAGCAATGATGCATCAGGCATACGACAATAACGCGTTGCCAATTGGTGCGGGACAGACGATTTCTCAGCCTTATATTGTCGGTAAAATGACTGAATTGCTTGATCTGACCGTTCAAAGTAAAGTTTTAGAAGTTGGAACTGGGTCGGGCTACCAGACGGCTGTGCTCGCTCAGTTGGTGGAACATGTATATTCTATTGAGCGTATTAAGTCGTTGCAATGGGACGCTAAACGTCGCTTAAAGCAACTTGATATTTATAACGTATCCACTAAACACGGTGATGGATGGCAGGGTTGGGAAGCGAAGGCTCCGTTTGATGCCATTATTGTAACAGCGGCTGCGGCGTCAATACCGGATGCTCTCCTTAATCAATTGAGTGATGGTGGGCGACTTGTTATTCCTGTTGGTGAAGATCAACAGGCACTGATGAAGATTCAAAGGGTCGGAGATCATTTTGAATCGAGTGTCATCGAGATGGTACGTTTTGTTCCATTGGTTGCGGGTGATCTTGCGTAAAGGATTGGTTGTGTCACTTAAGCTAAAAACTGTTTTTGTTCAATGTGCTGCCATTGTGGTGCTGTCTGGGTGTGCAGCGCATACCCCTGCGCCTGTGACAAACTTGAATAAGAAAGGATACGATACTGTTGATAAAGGCAGTTATCACGGCAGTTTTTATGAAGTTGAAAAAGGTGACACCCTTTACTTTATTGCCTACATGACCGGCAAAGATGTAAAAAAAATCATTTCTTATAATCGCCTAAAAGCGCCGTACACAATTCACCCTGGTCAGAAGCTTCGCTTGTGGACACCATCTTACGTGGCACCAAGTTACGGTGATTCTGGAAGCTCCCCAGCTCCAGTTTCTACCATTTCGGCGACTAAAACAAAAGCTGCGGCTACTAAAGCGAAAACGACCTCATCTGCGACCACAGCGTCTGCAACTGCAACGGCTAGCGCATCCTCCACTTCAACAAAAAGTTTAGATTCGAGTAAAAATTCTAAACCTTCGTCAGCCCAGAAAGCATCAGGGGTTGCTAATGCAACTCAAAAAACGGCCAAAAAAGAATCGACAAAAGCGGTTGATCAATCGAAATCAAAGGAGTATGTTGAAGTTAAAGGTAAACAGAATGTTGCAAAATCTGAACCAAAGACAATAACAAAAAATACTAAAGTTTCTAAATGGTTATGGCCAACTAAAGGTCGAATCATTAAAGGGTTCTCAGCAGGAGATCAGGGCAATAAAGGGATCGACATTGCAGGTCAGCGTGGCCAATCAATCGTATCTACTGCTAACGGAACAGTCGTTTATTCAGGCAATGCTCTTAGAGGTTATGGGAACCTAGTTATCGTAAAACATAACGACAGTTACTTAAGCGCATATGCACATAATGAACGATTGCTAGTAAAAGAAGGACAGAGTGTTAAAGCTGGGCAAAAAATTGCGACCATGGGAAGTTCTGGTGCAAATGGAGTCCGTTTACATTTCGAAATCCGATACCAAGGAAAGTCGGTGAATCCAAATCGCTACTTACCTTAATAATCAAAGAAAGCGACATTGATAGCGACATATTAAGTAGTAATGTCTTGCTAACTCGCCAGGGGGAGGCACTATGAGTATCAGCAATGCAGTAAAAGCCGAAGAATCGTTTGATATTAATGCAGTTGAGAAGGAACAATCACCTGTAAAAGCAGCTTCGAAGCCAAAAAGCACACCTAAGCAAAAAGAAGAATTTGAAGTAACAGCAAAAAGCTTAGATGCCACTCAACTATATCTTGGAGAAATTGGTTTTTCACCGCTCCTAACCGCCGAAGAAGAAGTTCTATATGCTCGTCGTGCCCTGCGTGGTGACGAAGCAGCTCGCAAACGTATGATCGAAAGTAATTTACGTTTGGTTGTTAAAATATCTCGCCGTTACGGCAATCGTGGTTTGGCGCTCTTGGATCTGATTGAAGAAGGTAACCTCGGGTTGATCCGTGCGGTTGAAAAGTTCGATCCTGAACGTGGTTTCCGTTTCTCTACTTACGCAACTTGGTGGATTCGCCAAACGATTGAACGTGCGTTGATGAACCAAACTCGCACCATTCGTTTACCTATTCATGTTGTGAAAGAACTAAACATCTACTTACGAACAGCACGTGAGCTCTCTCAGAAACTTGATCATGAGCCAACAGCAGAAGAAATCGCGCACAAACTGGATAAACCTGTAGAAGATGTCAGTAAAATGCTTCGTCTCAATGAGCGTGTGAGTTCTGTCGATACACCGATTGGTGGTGAAAGCGAAAAAGCACTACTGGATATCATCCCTGATATACACAATTCTGATCCGGAAGTGTGCACCCAAGATGACGACATCAAGTCTTCACTCATTGATTGGCTAGACGAGCTAAATCCAAAGCAAAAAGAAGTGCTCGCACGCCGATTTGGTTTGCTGGGTTATGAGCCTTCAACATTGGAAGAGGTGGGACGAGAAATTAACCTGACGCGTGAACGCGTTCGTCAAATTCAAGTAGAAGGCTTACGTCGCCTAAGAGAGATCCTGATTAAGCAAGGCCTTAATATGGAATCACTTTTTAATGTAGAAAATGATTAGATAAGATCGCTTAAGATCAACAAAGGCGCTGTAAGAAATTACAGCGCCTTTTTTTGTGCTTAATTGTCGTCGCTGATTACAAGAGTTTCTTCAGTCTATACAAAGCTTCTAGCGCTTGGCGTGGACTAAGATCGTCTGGATTAATGCTGCCTAATGCCAATTCCACTTCACTGGGCTCTGGGATCAAGCTCAATTGATTAGCAATATCAACTTCACTAGGAATTGAACTATCACTGACGCTTAATTGCTCTAGCTGGGTTAGCTTGCCTCGAGCATTTTTAATGACGGTTTTGGGTACACCAGCAAGGCTTGCAACGGCCAGGCCGTAAGATTTACTTGCCGCACCTTCTTGAACCGCGTGCATGAATGCAATGGTATCACCGTGTTCTACCGCATCGAGATGAACATTGGCTAAGCCTGCTATTTGGTTAGGCAGCTCGGTTAACTCAAAATAGTGCGTAGCAAACAAAGTCATGGCACTAATTTGGTTCGCTAGCCATTCTGCACTTGCCCAAGCCAAAGAAAGGCCATCATAAGTGCTGGTGCCTCGTCCAATCTCATCCATTAAGACTAAGCTTTTCGCTGTGGCGTTATGGAGAATATTGGCTGTTTCCGTCATTTCAACCATGAAAGTTGAGCGGCCAGAGGCGAGATCATCAGAAGCGCCAATACGCGTAAATATGCGATCTATCGAGCCAATGGTGGCTGACTCTGCAGGCACATAACAACCAATGTGAGCCATCAGTGCAATAAGAGCAGTTTGACGCATGTAAGTCGATTTACCACCCATGTTAGGGCCCGTAACAATCAACATTTTACGCTTTGGATGCAATTCAATCGGGTTTGCGATAAATGGTTCATCCATTACCTTTTCGACCACTGGGTGGCGACCGGCTTGAATGTGTATGCCCGGTTCTTCTGTTAGCGTTGGACGACAGTAGTCTAGACTTTCAGCCCTTTCTGCCAAGTTTTGTAATACATCAATTTGTGAAACCGCAGAGGCGAGATTTTGTAGCTGCTCTAGGTGTGGTAGCAACAGATCGAACAGTTCTTCCCACAGTTGTTTTTCAATAGCCAACGCTTTGGATTTTGAACTGAGCACTTTGTCTTCGTGTTCTTTGAGCTCTGGAATGATGTAGCGTTCAGCATTTTTTAGGGTTTGTCTGCGCACATAATGAGGCGGTACAAGGTGGCTTTGGCCGCGACTGACTTGGATAAAGAAGCCATGCACGTTGTTGTAACCTACTTTTAGTGTATCTATGCCATGGCGTTCGCGTTCTTCTTGTTCAAGCTTAGTTAAAAACTCGGTAGCGCCCTCGGCCAGTGCTCGCCATTCATCAAGTTCTGCGTTGTACCCTTCGGCAAGTACGCCACCATCCCGAATAACGACCGGAGGATTCTCTTTTATCGCTCGTTCTAATAAATGGCAAACCTCGTCTGATGGTGCGATGAATTGACGAAGCTTTTTCAAATACGGCTGAGTGGCAGATTCGAGGTCTTGATGCAACTCAGGTAATTGCTGCATAGCGTGGCGTAAACGCGCAAGATCTCGTGGCCTTGCAGAACGAAGCGCAAGGCGAGCTAAGATCCGCTCAATATCGCCAATTTGCTTCAAGGTCGGTTGCAGTGTGTCGAATAAAGCGGACTCTTTTAGTTCGGTGATCACATCCAGACGTTGATCTAAGGTATCTAAAGTACGCATTGGTTGATGTAACCAACGCTTGAGCATGCGGCTACCCATTGCGGTTGCTGTGTGATCGAGTACCTCAGCCAGAGTATTATCGTAT includes the following:
- the mutS gene encoding DNA mismatch repair protein MutS encodes the protein MKADQKHTPMMQQYHRLKAENPDILLFYRMGDFYELFYDDAKRASQLLEISLTKRGSSAGEPIPMAGVPFHAVEGYLAKLVQLGESIAICEQIGDPATSKGPVERQVVRIVTPGTVTDEALLSERVDNLIAAIYHHNDKFGYATLDITSGRFQLTEPETEESMAAELQRTAPRELLFSEDFEPVHLMANRNGNRRRPVWEFELDTAKQQLNQQFGTKDLVGFGVENAKLGLCAAGCLIQYVKDTQRTALPHIRSLTIDRQDHSVILDAATRRNLELTQNLAGGYDNTLAEVLDHTATAMGSRMLKRWLHQPMRTLDTLDQRLDVITELKESALFDTLQPTLKQIGDIERILARLALRSARPRDLARLRHAMQQLPELHQDLESATQPYLKKLRQFIAPSDEVCHLLERAIKENPPVVIRDGGVLAEGYNAELDEWRALAEGATEFLTKLEQEERERHGIDTLKVGYNNVHGFFIQVSRGQSHLVPPHYVRRQTLKNAERYIIPELKEHEDKVLSSKSKALAIEKQLWEELFDLLLPHLEQLQNLASAVSQIDVLQNLAERAESLDYCRPTLTEEPGIHIQAGRHPVVEKVMDEPFIANPIELHPKRKMLIVTGPNMGGKSTYMRQTALIALMAHIGCYVPAESATIGSIDRIFTRIGASDDLASGRSTFMVEMTETANILHNATAKSLVLMDEIGRGTSTYDGLSLAWASAEWLANQISAMTLFATHYFELTELPNQIAGLANVHLDAVEHGDTIAFMHAVQEGAASKSYGLAVASLAGVPKTVIKNARGKLTQLEQLSVSDSSIPSEVDIANQLSLIPEPSEVELALGSINPDDLSPRQALEALYRLKKLL